The proteins below come from a single Candidozyma auris chromosome 3, complete sequence genomic window:
- the RPS27 gene encoding 40S ribosomal protein eS27: MVLVQDLLHPNPATEAQKHKKKTLVQSPRSYFMDVKCQGCLNITTVFSHAQTAVTCDNCSTVLCTPTGGKAKLTEGCSFRRK, encoded by the exons ATG GTTTTAGTTCAGGACTTGTTGCACCCAAACCCAGCCACTGAGGCTCAGAaacacaagaagaagactttgGTGCAGAGCCCAAGATCTTATTTCATGGACGTCAAGTGCCAGGGCTGCTTGAACATCACCACTGTCTTCTCCCACGCACAGACCGCCGTCACTTGCGACAACTGCTCCACCGTTTTGTGTACCCCAACTGGTGGTAAGGCCAAGTTGACCGAGGGCTGCTCTTTCAGAAGAAAGTAA
- the AAT21 gene encoding aspartate transaminase AAT2 encodes MSKYFTEVKELPPDPLFGLKARYVADSRPDKVDLGIGAYRDNNGKPWILPAVREAERKLINSEGYNHEYLSISGYEPFLKESAKVILGEDSPAIKEDAVVSQQSLSGTGALHLAGAFLKQFYAGNHTIYLSKPTWANHNQIFTSLGFNVETYPYWDAKQKKLDLEGYLATIRSAPRGSIFLLHACAHNPTGLDPTAEEWTQILKTIAEHDHLPLFDSAYQGFASGDLERDAAPIREAIRSGVISTPIVICQSFAKNVGMYGERVGAIHVVLPLSESASIRDPLKRAIKSQLNKLTRSEISNPPAYGAKIVATILTDDSLRKQWQEDLITMSSRIISMRKELRRQLEELGTPGTWDHITNQTGMFSFTGLTPDMVARLEKTHGVYLVSSGRASVAGLNENNVSKVAKAFDEVIRHFSKSKL; translated from the coding sequence AtgtccaagtacttcacCGAGGTTAAGGAATTGCCCCCCGATCCCCTTTTCGGCTTGAAGGCAAGGTATGTTGCCGACTCGAGGCCTGATAAGGTGGACTTGGGCATTGGCGCCTACAGAGACAACAACGGCAAGCCCTGGATCTTGCCTGCCGTCAGAGAAGcagagagaaagttgaTCAATTCTGAGGGCTACAACCACGAGTACCTCTCGATTTCCGGCTACGAGCccttcttgaaggagagCGCCAAGGTCATTTTGGGTGAAGACTCTCCtgccatcaaggaagacGCCGTGGTGTCCCAGCAGTCCTTGTCGGGAACGGGCGCTTTGCACTTGGCTGGTGCGTTCCTCAAGCAATTCTACGCTGGCAACCATACCATCTACTTGTCCAAGCCCACTTGGGCAAACCACAACCAGATTTTCACGTCGTTGGGCTTCAACGTCGAGACCTACCCTTACTGGGATGCCAAGCAGAAGAAACTTGATCTCGAGGGCTACCTTGCCACAATCAGATCCGCTCCTAGAGGCTCCATCTTCCTCTTGCACGCTTGTGCACACAATCCAACTGGCTTGGACCCTACTGCCGAGGAATGGACCCAAATCTTGAAGACTATCGCTGAACACGACCACTTGCCCTTGTTTGACTCCGCCTACCAGGGCTTCGCTTCCGGTGACTTGGAGAGGGACGCCGCCCCAATTAGAGAAGCCATCAGGTCGGGCGTCATTTCCACGCCTATTGTCATTTGCCAGTCTTTTGCTAAGAATGTCGGTATGTACGGCGAAAGAGTGGGTGCAATCCACGTTGTGTTGCCTCTCAGTGAGTCTGCAAGCATCAGAGACCCCTTGAAGCGTGCGATCAAATCGcaattgaacaagttgACGAGATCTGAGATCTCCAACCCTCCAGCTTACGGTGCCAAGATTGTGGCTACCATTCTCACCGACGATTCTTTGAGAAAACAGTGGCAGGAGGACCTTATCACCATGTCGCTGAGAATCATTTCCATGAGAAAGGAGTTGAGAAGGCAATTGGAAGAATTAGGTACCCCTGGTACTTGGGATCACATCACTAACCAGACGGGTATGTTTTCCTTCACTGGCTTGACCCCAGACATGGTTGCCCGTTTGGAGAAGACCCATGGTGTTTACTTGGTCAGCTCCGGTAGAGCTTCTGTTGCCGGGTTGAACGAGAACAACGTGTCAAAGGTTGCcaaagcttttgatgaGGTCATCAGAcacttctccaagtccaagttATAA
- the EMP24 gene encoding Emp24p, with amino-acid sequence MNLLALVFMLVAVVQAHTVLLPPHGKQCFFEHLKANDELSISYQVGSRDPNNAEQYTIDFYIISPNDKTRVSKSGVDHGDESIKADMTGRYKYCFSNERSSRVDLDVSFNVHGVVYIDVNDPKSDTLDYAIKKLAELTSDVKAEQNYLVIRERTHRNTAESTNSRVKWWSLFQIVVVAANSLFQIYYLKRFFEVKSVV; translated from the coding sequence ATGAACTTGCTTGCCCTTGTGTTCATGCTCGTGGCCGTAGTTCAGGCCCACACTGTGCTCTTGCCCCCTCACGGCAAGCAATGTTTCTTCGAACACTTGAAGGCCAATGATGAGTTGTCCATCAGCTACCAGGTAGGCTCCAGAGACCCCAACAACGCTGAACAATACACCATTGACTTCTACATCATTTCTCCTAATGACAAGACGAGAGTCTCCAAATCAGGCGTTGACCATGGAGATGAGAGCATCAAGGCCGATATGACCGGCAGATACAAGTACTGCTTCTCGAACGAGAGATCGTCGAGAGTCGACTTGGATGTGTCCTTCAACGTGCACGGGGTGGTGTACATTGATGTCAACGACCCCAAGTCCGACACGTTGGACTacgccatcaagaagttggcagagTTGACCAGCGACGTGAAGGCCGAGCAGAATTACTTGGTGATTAGAGAGAGAACCCACAGAAACACCGCCGAGTCGACCAACTCGAGAGTCAAGTGGTGGTCGTTGTTCCagattgttgttgttgcgGCCAACTCATTGTTTCAGATCTACTACTTGAAGAGGTTCTTTGAGGTGAAGTCTGTAGTGTAA
- the CEK1 gene encoding mitogen-activated serine/threonine-protein kinase gives MNQAATPQYYQTYQHNDQPLPQIQHQNQNQNQNQNQNQSQNQHQSQSQHQSQPQQPPVNDHKYTFNVSDHYQVLEVVGEGAYGVVCSAIHKPTQQKVAIKKIEPFHRQMLCLRTLRELKLLKHFNHENIVGILALQQPESYETFNEIYLIQELMESDLHKVIRSQNLLYDHLQYFTYQMLRALKALHSANVLHRDLKPSNLLINANCDLKICDFGLARSAASAEDNFGFMTEYVATRWYRAPEIMLTFSEYTTAIDVWSVGCILAEMASGRPLFPGRDYHNQLWLIMEVLGTPNSEDYYNIKSKRAREYIRSLPFCKKVPFAELFAGCPNADPLMLDLLEQLLVFNPAKRITVEKALEHPYLSMYHDNEDEPSAEPIPDDFLEFNKHKDDLSIEELKALLYEEIMKPL, from the coding sequence ATGAACCAAGCTGCCACCCCCCAGTATTACCAAACTTACCAGCACAACGACCAGCCGCTCCCGCAGATCCAGCACCAGAACCAGAACCAGAACCAGAACCAGAACCAGAACCAGAGCCAGAACCAGCACCAGAGCCAGAGTCAGCACCAGAGCCAGCCCCAGCAACCGCCCGTCAACGACCATAAGTACACTTTTAATGTGTCTGACCACTACCAGGTGCTTGAAGTGGTTGGCGAGGGAGCGTACGGGGTTGTGTGTTCTGCGATACACAAACCCACCCAGCAAAAGGTggccatcaaaaagatcgAGCCGTTCCACAGACAGATGCTCTGCTTGAGGACGCTCCGGGAGTTGAAGCTACTCAAGCACTTTAACCACGAGAACATCGTGGGCATTTTGGCGTTGCAGCAGCCCGAGTCCTACGAGACGTTCAACGAGATCTATTTGATTCAGGAGCTCATGGAGTCCGATTTGCACAAGGTGATACGGTCCCAGAACCTTCTCTACGACCATCTCCAGTACTTCACGTACCAAATGCTAAGAGCCTTGAAAGCGTTGCACCTGGCCAACGTGCTCCATCGGGACTTGAAACCGCTGAATTTGCTTATCAACGCCAACTGCGACCTCAAGATCTGCGACTTTGGCCTTGCTCGCTCggctgcttctgctgagGACAATTTTGGTTTCATGACTGAGTACGTGGCGACCCGCTGGTACAGGGCGCCTGAGATCATGCTCACATTCCTGGAGTACACCACAGCGATCGATGTGTGGAGTGTAGGTTGCATATTGGCCGAGATGGCAAGTGGAAGGCCACTTTTCCCTGGCAGAGACTACCACAACCAGCTCTGGCTAATTATGGAGGTGTTGGGCACTCCAAATTCAGAAGATTATTACAACATCAAGTCGAAGCGTGCTCGTGAATACATTAGGCTGCTTCCGTTTTGCAAGAAGGTGCCATTTGCAGAGCTTTTTGCTGGGTGCCCCAACGCTGATCCTTTGATGTTGGACCTCTTGGAGCAGCTCCTAGTGTTTAACCCAGCGAAGCGTATCACCGTCGAGAAGGCTTTGGAGCATCCATATCTCAGTATGTACCACGATAATGAGGACGAGCCTTCGGCTGAACCTATTCCAGACGACTTCCTCGAATTCAACAAACACAAGGATGATTTGTCcatcgaggagttgaaggctCTTCTATATGAGGAGATCATGAAACCTTTATAA
- the GIN1 gene encoding chromatin-modulating protein MRC1, which yields MAELDFSILEKVKKRLVDPQDTHDLDSETQVIGDATQIIRRNSKPESASIQAVEEEDAQGFHFGQSLLFSQPTQKIRHPIEPIRLPQLGLEDVEVSNPETASTQKISTVSDTQTKEIEADLTKASLTDEENELDANEAETTVDSSVQKNVTTKAELEEIQRQMSEEKRAKSIKPAFSKRSIDPVKRLVAAFESDSEGEEAKVLSDQQLPKSSPTTSPMKETGMGKVNLSDSDDSDLENSNVLDFISKPPPPKSPTMKITHNNPVESYALNLKRQILSSPTRQNEDNPSIDLDDSSEEAPDERNSAVPELTKDQRLLIKQKFARKKLENTKKKIFSKFQHLHTTKTPNKLFQELKRANAKQLSELKRENGDAELIEEIEKEEEEMGTLLEREIERVRRIRKKEKLKEKAQQALLTGKVEGNSDEEDDGDYREGSEEEDVVPDSDIDPEESDYGSDDDEEGDDIENSDALSRHPRRVILSDDEDVASQEPQQSTHQTSKVERRHDDSYMFGGHGSGSTPESDEEEEVMHIQSDSTPIPQPSQQFHDIVEEDTKDTNSRKLFGNLETRNDDADNSNVSFNQEDSIEKAIEVPSFQDITPSQASVDFTMQTQADVLPSQLTSVTQNDEEYSDGEEDFPTAVSRGRSQVQNKLDTVHESDEEKADEPTEEELQKQLAFFEEKMRRKELKARRKRKEMERKGLKNLLEGEAEESEDEWKGIGGADHEGSDQADSEDERMIDNRFNIDLNDEEIRKKFMEQYQIKDKKELEKLIDDIKNHRLIKRARGNGFDIELSDEEDEMLMAYRRQKLEEQKQRLLENQKLQKLVKNEKAKAFFESIQDEMLSVALDEDSDEEESSPSTQTDEKLGDSQATEEDQPDSEPRKRVLHLEESFVQKKLSFLSRNDDDDYMSIQNMSRMQHGVQSDDEVEDMMTLKNRSMMNLFRSETPEVVEDEDRGHKRPIDEVATDEDEDDNSDTTLSQVFKKPSVVSSFRSFKEKRGVQVSSRSFSGVTVNKEYKMATGSEASISYISRAAKVKNNTPKMDFKSSRAIRIEEGLKEAKRKNFSSKLFNSKSSFE from the coding sequence ATGGCCGAACTCGACTTCAGTATCTTAGAGAAGGTCAAAAAACGGCTCGTGGACCCTCAGGATACACACGATCTTGATCTGGAAACCCAGGTCATTGGAGATGCTACACAAATCATCAGAAGAAATTCGAAACCAGAAAGCGCGTCCATACAagcagttgaagaagaagatgccCAAGGCTTTCACTTTGGCCAGTCATTACTCTTTTCACAGCCAACTCAGAAGATAAGACACCCTATAGAGCCCATCAGGCTTCCTCAATTAGGACTCGAAGATGTGGAGGTGCTGAATCCAGAGACCGCGTCTACGCAGAAGATAAGCACGGTATCTGACACCCAAaccaaagaaattgaggcAGACCTAACAAAGGCGTCTCTCACTGATGAGGAGAACGAGCTAGACGCCAACGAGGCTGAAACTACTGTGGACTCGTCCGTGCAGAAGAATGTCACCACTAAGGCGGAACTCGAGGAAATTCAGAGACAAATGAGCGAGGAAAAGAGGGCAAAATCTATCAAGCCTGCGTTTCTGAAGCGTAGCATTGACCCGGTAAAGCGATTAGTTGCTGCTTTTGAGTCAGACTCGGAGGGTGAGGAGGCCAAGGTGTTAAGTGATCAGCAATTACCAAAACTGAGCCCGACAACGTCTCCTATGAAGGAAACGGGCATGGGTAAAGTCAATTTGTCTGACTCTGACGACTCTGACCTTGAAAACTCCAACGTTCTTGACTTCATTCTGAAACCGCCGCCTCCTAAGCTGCCCACCATGAAGATTACGCATAACAATCCGGTCGAATCATATGCCTTGAACCTTAAACGCCAAATCTTGTCATCTCCAACCCGTCAAAATGAAGATAATCCCTCAATTGACCTTGATGATTCATCAGAAGAGGCTCCTGACGAGAGAAATAGCGCTGTACCAGAACTCACAAAGGACCAGAGGCTATTGATCAAGCAGAAGTTTGCCAGAAAGAAGCTCGAAAAtaccaaaaagaaaattttctcaaaatttCAGCATTTGCATACTACTAAGACCCCCAATAAACTatttcaagagctcaagcGTGCAAACGCCAAACAGTTGAGCGAGTTAAAGCGTGAAAACGGAGATGCTGAATTGATAGAGGAGAtcgaaaaggaagaggaggaaatgGGCACTCTTTTGGAACGTGAAATTGAGCGTGTGCGCCGTAtcagaaagaaggaaaagttgaaggagaaggctCAACAAGCATTATTGACCGGTAAAGTTGAAGGCAATagtgacgaagaagacgacGGTGACTACAGGGAGGGActggaggaagaagatgtcgTTCCTGATAGTGATATTGACCCTGAAGAATCCGACTATGGTCTggatgacgatgaggaaGGAGATGACATTGAGAACAGCGATGCTTTGTCTAGACATCCTCGTCGCGTTATTCTCtctgatgacgaagatgtTGCCTCTCAGGAGCCTCAGCAATCTACACATCAAACTAGTAAGGTAGAGAGGCGCCACGATGATAGTTATATGTTCGGTGGTCATGGCAGCGGTTCCACGCCTGAATCggacgaagaggaagaagtgATGCATATACAAAGTGACAGTACACCAATACCACAACCTCTGCAACAGTTTCATGATATTGTGGAAGAGGATACCAAGGATACAAACCTGCGAAAGCTTTTCGGGAATCTTGAGACAAGAAACGACGATGCAGACAACTCAAACGTGTCGTTCAATCAGGAAGATAGCATTGAAAAGGCCATAGAAGTACCATCGTTTCAGGATATTACGCCATCCCAGGCGTCAGTTGATTTCACAATGCAAACCCAAGCCGATGTATTGCCTAGCCAGTTAACCTCAGTGACGCAAAATGACGAGGAATATTCTGATGGAGAGGAAGATTTCCCAACAGCAGTGTCCAGAGGACGCAGTCAAGTGCAAAATAAGCTTGATACAGTTCACGAAAgcgatgaagagaaggcagaCGAGCCCACAGAAGAGgagcttcaaaaacaactcgccttttttgaagaaaaaatgcGTCGTAAAGAGCTCAAGGCTCGTCGCAAGCGAAAGGAGATGGAGAGAAAAGGATTAAAGAATTTGCTTGAAGGTGAGGCCGAGGAATCCGAAGACGAATGGAAAGGCATTGGAGGTGCTGATCATGAAGGAAGTGACCAAGCCGACTCAGAAGATGAGCGGATGATAGATAACAGGTTTAACATTGACCTCAATGATGAGGAAATCAGAAAAAAGTTCATGGAGCAATACCAAatcaaagacaagaaggagttggagaagttgattgaCGACATCAAAAATCACAGACTTATCAAAAGAGCTCGCGGGAACGGGTTTGACATTGAGTTGAGtgacgaggaggacgagATGTTGATGGCGTACAGGCGACAGAAGCTCGAAGAACAGAAGCAACGATTATTGGAAAATCAAAAATTAcaaaagttggtgaagaatgAGAAAGCAAAGGCATTCTTCGAATCGATACAAGATGAAATGCTTTCAGTAGCTCTTGATGAGGATtctgacgaggaggaaagTTCACCATCGACTCAGACAGATGAGAAGTTGGGCGACAGCCAGGCGACTGAGGAAGACCAACCTGACTCAGAGCCTCGAAAAAGAGTACtacatcttgaagagtcGTTTGtgcagaagaaattgtcgtttctttcaaggaacgatgatgatgactaTATGAGTATTCAAAACATGTCACGCATGCAACATGGAGTCCAGTCAGACGATGAAGTCGAGGATATGATGACGCTTAAGAATAGAAGTATGATGAACTTGTTCAGATCAGAAACACCAGAGGTTGTGGAAGATGAGGACAGGGGCCATAAGAGGCCGATCGACGAGGTGGCCACagacgaagacgaagatgacAACAGTGATACCACGTTGTCTCAGGTATTTAAAAAGCCATCTGTTGTGAGCCTGTTTCGCtccttcaaggagaagagaggCGTACAGGTGTCAAGCCGAAGCTTCTCTGGAGTCACTGTCAACAAGGAGTATAAGATGGCTACCGGCTCAGAGGCGTCCATCTCATACATCTCCCGAGCTGCCAAGGTAAAGAACAACACGCCAAAGAtggacttcaagagcagcagaGCCATCAGAATTGAAGAGGGGTTgaaagaagccaaaagaaagaacttCTCGAGTaaactcttcaactccaagTCTTCCTTTGAGTAA
- the KRR1 gene encoding ribosome biosynthesis protein KRR1 produces the protein MPSTHNRDKPWDTPDIDKWKIEEFTEADNASGLPFAEESSFMTLFPKYRENYLRSIWPDLTQALDKHRIACQLDLVEGSMTVSTTRKTFDPAIILKARDLIKLLARSVPFPQAVKILQDDVACDVIKIGNFVSNKERFVKRRQRLVGPNGNTLKALELLTKCYILVQGNTVSAMGPYKGLKEVRRVVEDCMKNVHPIYHIKELMIKQELAKNPELANEDWSRFLPMFKKRNVARKKKETTEKKKKVYTPFPPAQTPRKVDLQIESGEYFLGKKEKYLRDLQQKRAKQEEVSEQRRVERNQAFEAPEEASYENKLIGEKRKREDSDDSEKQVKKEKTEKKSKEEGKDKKDKKEKKEKKEKKEKKEKKEKKEKKEKKEKKEKKSKKGEDDE, from the coding sequence ATGCCTTCCACACACAACAGAGACAAGCCTTGGGATACGCCCGATATAGATAAGTGGAAGATTGAAGAGTTTACCGAGGCAGACAATGCGCTGGGCTTGCCGTTTGCGGAGGAGTCGTCATTTATGACGCTTTTCCCTAAATACAGAGAGAACTACCTTCGGTCGATCTGGCCAGATTTGACTCAGGCGTTGGACAAACACAGAATCGCATGTCAGCTTGACTTGGTCGAAGGTTCGATGACCGTGAGCACGACAAGAAAGACGTTTGACCCTGCGATCATTTTGAAGGCCAGAGATCTCATAAAGCTTTTGGCTAGATCGGTTCCCTTTCCCCAGGCGGTGAAAATCTTACAGGATGACGTTGCATGTGATGTGATCAAAATTGGTAATTTTGTACTGAACAAAGAGAGGTTTGTCAAGAGAAGACAGCGTTTGGTGGGTCCTAACGGTAATACGCTTAAGGCCTTGGAGCTTTTAACTAAATGCTATATCTTGGTGCAAGGAAACACTGTGAGTGCTATGGGCCCTTATAAAGGGTTGAAGGAGGTGCGtagagttgttgaagattgcATGAAGAATGTTCACCCCATATACCATatcaaggagctcatgATTAAGCAAGAGCTCGCCAAGAATCCTGAGTTGGCCAACGAAGATTGGTCGAGGTTTTTGCCAATGTTCAAGAAGCGTAACGTtgcaagaaagaagaaggagaccaccgagaagaagaagaaggtgtacACGCCATTCCCTCCAGCACAGACGCCCAGAAAGGTTGATTTGCAGATTGAGAGCGGTGAGTATTTCTTGGGtaagaaagagaagtaTTTGCgtgatcttcaacagaaGCGTGCCAAGCAAGAGGAGGTGTCTGAGCAGAGAAGAGTGGAGCGAAACCAGGCATTTGAAGCCCCCGAGGAAGCTCTGTATGAGAACAAGTTGATCGGAGAGAAGCGCAAGCGCGAAGACTCGGACGATCTGGAGaagcaagtgaagaaagagaagacggaaaagaagagcaaggAAGAGGGCAAGGAtaagaaggacaagaaagagaagaaggaaaagaaggagaagaaagagaagaaagagaagaaagagaagaaagagaagaaagagaagaaggagaagaaggaaaaaaagagcaaaaaagGCGAAGATGACGAGTAG
- a CDS encoding DNA primase subunit PRI1, with protein sequence MESEAKLASFSAEEPQKSSKPSSADMLFYYERVLPFRQIFQWLNHSPKPTKDFTMREFAYEYRSGAYQRYNSYGSPEEFKKSVVTANPTRFEVGAVYAVNPKERRNLLKSAMKPLSKELVFDIDLTDYDEIRTCCSGTDICKKCWKFIKIASEVLSHALKEDFGFDHFIWVFSGRRGAHCWVSDARARSLDEATRKSIVEYLDVLGGRSHKMGKTSLSIKKPFHPHIERSFDILRAHFHDVVLDDQNPWATSGSSDEDAWKKVDELLSFIPDAALRGALKSKWKESTKYSSSKAKWDDINVVAQKVLKHQSQVSQLNEAKKEIIIYYMYPRLDIEVSKQLIHLLKSPFCIHPGTGNVCVPFDPTKNLSGNSDDEEYGFNPMNAPNLSQLQDEIDTWEAKRVNRDSSQPLSDSEDTTSQSPRVPDYDKTSLAPYVNYFSDFVRGLLKAELSSSKREREPDPLDF encoded by the coding sequence ATGGAGTCAGAAGCAAAGTTGGCCTCCTTCAGCGCTGAGGAGCCCCAAAAGCTGTCCAAACCTTCCTCTGCTGATATGCTCTTCTACTACGAGCGCGTTCTTCCGTTTCGCCAGATTTTCCAGTGGTTGAACCACCTGCCCAAACCAACAAAGGACTTCACGATGCGTGAGTTTGCGTATGAGTATCGTTCGGGTGCCTATCAGAGATACAACTCGTATGGATCTCctgaagagttcaagaagctggtGGTGACGGCGAACCCTACGAGATTCGAGGTGGGCGCAGTGTACGCGGTGAATCCGAAGGAGAGGAGGAACCTACTCAAGAGCGCCATGAAACCGCTTTCCAAGGAGCTTGTTTTCGATATCGATTTGACAGACTATGACGAGATCAGAACGTGTTGCTCGGGCACGGACATCTGCAAGAAGTGCTGGAAGTTCATTAAGATTGCCTCTGAGGTGCTTTCACACGCTTTAAAAGAGGACTTTGGCTTTGATCACTTCATATGGGTCTTCTCGGGAAGAAGAGGTGCCCATTGCTGGGTCAGTGACGCACGAGCACGGTCTTTGGACGAGGCCACCAGAAAGTCCATCGTGGAGTACTTGGACGTCTTGGGTGGCAGGTCTCATAAGATGGGCAAGACCTCATTATCGATAAAGAAGCCCTTTCACCCGCATATCGAGCGTTCGTTTGACATTCTTCGAGCTCACTTCCATGACGTGGTTTTAGATGATCAGAACCCTTGGGCTACTTCAGGCTCCTCCGACGAAGACGCATGGAAGAAAGTCGATGAACTTTTGAGTTTCATTCCAGATGCTGCTCTTCGAGGTGCCTTGAAGAGTAAATGGAAGGAGTCGACAAAGTACTCGAGCTCAAAGGCGAAGTGGGACGACATTAATGTTGTTGCACAGAAGGTGCTCAAACACCAGTCACAAGTGAGCCAGTTGAACgaggcaaagaaggaaatcATTATTTATTACATGTACCCAAGGTTGGATATTGAGGTGTCGAAACAACTCATtcacttgttgaagtctcCCTTCTGTATCCATCCCGGCACTGGTAATGTATGTGTTCCGTTCGACCCTACAAAGAATCTAAGCGGGAACAGTGACGACGAAGAGTACGGTTTCAACCCTATGAATGCCCCCAACCTATCGCAATTGCAAGATGAAATCGATACATGGGAAGCCAAACGGGTCAACAGGGACTCCAGCCAACCCTTACTGGACTCAGAAGACACGACCTCCCAATCGCCTAGAGTTCCCGACTACGATAAAACGAGTTTGGCGCCCTATGTCAATTATTTCTCGGATTTCGTTCGTGGTCTTCTTAAAGCGGAGTTGAGCAGCTcgaagagagaaagagaaccGGATCCGCTTGACTTTTAA